Proteins from a genomic interval of Mycolicibacterium grossiae:
- a CDS encoding DNA-methyltransferase, with protein MSRPDIPRREIIVGDALERLRKLPDASVDMVLTSPPYFRLRNYGHNEQIGLEASVNDWVDRLGGVMNEVRRVLVPTGTLWLNLGDTYATHPSQGASRKSLLLAPERLALRLQDAGWIIRNKLIWAKPNPMPISVTDRLAATYEVVYVLAQQPRYFFDLDAVRVPHRSVRGRSYTAKRGREDWRGPNSDTATGLDALKAAGRVGHPLGKNPGDVWTIATAGYRGAHHAVFPLDLAARAITAGCPEARCSVCRLPWRRRVIRQLGGTALRTALASTCECDAPHEPGLVLDPFLGSGTTAVAAERLHRDWLGIELNDDFAALASERIASARGCPPTTRERAA; from the coding sequence ATGAGCCGACCCGATATCCCGCGCCGCGAGATCATCGTCGGCGACGCGCTCGAACGCCTCCGCAAGCTGCCGGACGCATCGGTCGACATGGTGCTGACCAGCCCGCCGTACTTCCGGCTGCGCAACTACGGCCATAACGAGCAGATCGGCCTCGAGGCGAGCGTCAACGACTGGGTCGATCGGCTCGGGGGCGTCATGAACGAAGTCCGGCGTGTTCTCGTCCCGACGGGCACGCTGTGGCTCAACCTCGGTGACACGTACGCCACCCATCCGTCCCAGGGCGCATCCCGCAAGAGTTTGCTACTCGCGCCGGAGCGCCTGGCGCTGCGGCTGCAGGACGCTGGCTGGATCATCCGCAACAAGCTGATCTGGGCCAAGCCCAACCCGATGCCGATCAGCGTCACCGATCGCCTGGCTGCGACCTACGAGGTCGTCTACGTCCTGGCGCAGCAGCCGCGCTACTTCTTTGACCTCGATGCCGTCCGCGTGCCGCACCGTTCTGTCCGCGGCCGCTCGTACACCGCAAAGCGGGGGAGGGAGGACTGGCGCGGACCCAACAGCGACACCGCGACCGGTCTTGATGCCTTGAAGGCTGCCGGACGGGTCGGTCACCCGCTTGGCAAAAACCCGGGCGACGTCTGGACGATTGCGACGGCCGGCTACCGCGGCGCCCACCACGCGGTCTTTCCGCTTGACCTCGCGGCGCGGGCGATCACTGCTGGATGCCCCGAAGCGCGCTGCAGCGTCTGTCGGCTGCCATGGCGCCGCCGCGTCATCCGCCAGCTCGGTGGGACGGCACTGCGCACGGCCCTCGCATCAACTTGTGAGTGTGACGCGCCGCACGAGCCGGGACTGGTGCTTGACCCGTTTCTGGGTAGCGGCACGACTGCTGTCGCCGCCGAGCGGCTGCACCGCGACTGGCTGGGCATCGAACTCAACGACGACTTCGCCGCGCTTGCGAGCGAGCGCATCGCGTCTGCTCGCGGTTGTCCGCCCACCACACGGGAGCGTGCCGCATGA